GTATCCCAAGCACTCTCACCTTCCGGTACTCTTTCTCtgggctctctctctcttccggCATGGTTTTGAAACGAATTGATTTGCTTTCAGATTACCCACGCCGACTTCTGGTGCTTTCCGTTTGGGTAACGATTCGgtcgtttgttttattgccgGTTACCTTTCACGATATGATCGGTTCGCTGTTTAGCAAACAATGTTTCTGTAACCATGTCAAAAAGCCATTCCCGTCGCTCTGTAGCAGGAATGGCCAGCGTGAACAGTGGCCCGTTAGCTCGTGACAGAGAGCTTTTGTCCAAATTTCATCAGCCAGTGGAATTCACGGTTCCAGTGGATCTGCGCGCTCCAATGAGTTGGTTCACTTTACCGCTCTTGTGCTAAAATAAAGCACACCGTGTAGCTGCGCAAATCGTCTCACGCGCCCGATCGTTCGGGTGCAACTACTTCCCATCATGATCGCAGTAGCACCACCGTCGCCTTTGACCAGTGCCGCGGCAATTTAAgtgcaaacaaatgaaacgaaaattaaaacattgccGATCTTtgcgctctttttttttgcttcttcttcccaCTGCGCCCTAAAGCAATTGCACGCTGTTATTTATGCAACTCTGTCGAgcgagcgcaaaaaaaaacaaccccgaaGTAAAAGTGGTCAACGAAATAATGAACTTCTCGCTGCCattgctctctttctcactgGGAAAGCCAGCCTGGTGCTAAATTAGTTTCTCATCTTTTTATGGAAAACTGGCACCGCTGCACCACCGCAGAGGGACCAACGGAGGATGGACGGATGCATTCCGATTTCGCTACAATGTCACCCCCGCCCGGCTTTGCTTTAATTATTTCTCCGGTCTATTAATCTTGCAAGATGGATACACCTTCGTGGAATGAAGGTGAACGGGACACGGCGGTTGACAGTAGCCAGCACGACTTATGACAGAATGCACTTAAAGGTGCAGAGGCGAAACGTGCCTGCGCTTATTAACATTGAATCAAAAACATCCCATCTGGAGAGCAGATCACAGCGTGCCGAACCGTGACCGAATGCGTGACCTGGTGTAGTTGTAGCCCCCACCCCCGCACGAAGAACAATTCGCCGATGAGCTTGCTGGACGCATAAGGCATGAGAAATGTGTGCACTTTCAAGGATGCCAAAGAACGAGAGCCACTCACCTTAAAACGAGCCCATGTTCTAATGCAATGCTCGTTGTTCTACAAGGTCTTCGTTGGAGATGGTGTTAGTGAGGGAGTCATTTGTTACTAAGTATCTTTCTTCTTCATCATCTTCTTATTTGGCCCTACGTGACTTACTGGCTTACTTGTGAAAAGGTAAATAGAGCTCTGTCAATTCAAGATTTGAACACGCGACGACCTTGTTGTAAAGCAGCCAACTTGATGTCTGGACCACAGATCCAACGCACAAGTAGCGATGCTATTTGCTATAAAGATAAAAGTCAAATAAACATGATAAACACTGATCTTTGATAATGCATACCCATAATTCAGCGCTCACTCGCATAAAAATCGATTGACCTGCGCCGACCTGTTGATGCTACTGCGTCTCCCACCTGGTTCTCTCCACCCCTTCGAGCATCGCGTCCAGCGGGAAATTAAAGTCTTGCAGAGTAATTTACATCGCATTCAAAATCTCTCACCACCGACGACTCCAACCTGCGCCTGAATGATTCAAAACAGATGCACTCCATTTCGGGGGTTTTATCGCGCACACAATCGCACAAGTGCACACCACACTTTATGTTCCCATAAAACAACCTTCCGCAGCAGACACCCCCAGAAGgagagggggaagggggggcgACAACGAGTTAACGAGTTAAATTTGGCTTTCAAATTAAACTGTCTcataaataacaataacattaTATTTCGCTGACAACTTGTTGAATCGAATCCAAAAGGTGCGGCACGATCTTCAACAGCGAAGTAAGATGAATGTGTAGACCCCTGGGGGGTGAGTAGCGAGTTTGCGATCGTCAGGTTGCTGTAGTCATTACGTCTGATATAATTCCAACGATCACGATAGATCAACTCCGTAACGCTGTGTAATGAAGCCgacagtgcgtgtgtgtgtgataagcCGTAAAGAACCGTTCACAATCAACGATTCGGCACTACCAGCTCATCGGACTCTAGGGACTGTTGCGGACAGCTGAAGCCAAGGCGCCACGCACTTCTGGTAGCTCCTGGCTGCCTCCATCCATCCAATTTGTCCCTTCGCCCCGAATTACGCAATTTATGGTGCTCTTCTTCCCGAGCTCCACCTTCCATCGCCAACCGAAAAGGGCTTCTCGGCATTGCACTGCCAGCGGTTGACAGGGTTTTGGCTACATCGGCCACACCAACCTGAACCTGTCAGCCGACCATCCCGACGCAGAAACCAACTGTTCTGCATCTTCGTCTGCCTTTCACTGATGCATTCAGCTGTCGCGGTGACGTTTTGAAGTGCGCTGCGCACCCCCGTGCGCCAATCGGGCTAGCGTGCGAGCTGGCTTTTGGCACTTTCGAAACTCGCGTACTCAGGATTTCCTGGGTGTTTATTTTCGCGCCCAAttcctgcctgcctgcctgggTTGGGACTTTCATCGGACAAGGACGGCCCGTTGCACGTAGAGTGCTAGAGCTAGGCCGGTGCCTGGTGGTGTACGGTTGATGACAATCTTTTATTTCCGCTCAATTTGAGCTGAACCCGATCTGGCCGCCaggccccccccctccctgccTCATAGGGCCGCGGGGGGGGTTTTTTCGGATGGCGTGACACGATCCGGCCGGTCCGCAAATGTCAAGTCTACCACCGTTGCGATGTACCGACGTAAATTGGGTGCGGAAAATGCATCGCGGTTCGGTCAAAATTttatgacgacgacgatgtgctgtgtatgtgtgtgtctgtgtcctGTGTCCGACCTGCAGCAAACTGCACCGCAGGGCAGGGTCGAGGGTGTGCTAGCATCTCGAGCTCGCACACGGGAAGCCATAACCTAGATATTGGatgatattttcatttcacgCCGGGCTGCACTTTTTCCTCCCCACAGTCCTAGTCCTAGCCAAGGGATGGGAAAGAAGCACAGCGCCAAGAAGCAGGGCGGACGTTTTGTCTCGCTTGTGATGCGAAACATCGATCAAGCGATGATCAGAGCATGATGGACGTAAATGCGTTGAGGTAGATTTGCAACAAATGACGACCGTTAAGGCCATTTGCTTAGAGACAGTTAACAGAGCTCGATCGCTTCTAAGTTTCTCGCGGTTGTAAATGAAGCATCCATGTtttgtatccttttttttgtaaggaGCTCCATTCTATTCCAATCATCACCCCTCGTGTCCCTTAACAAGATCCACTACGCACGGTGCGCCGATGGCGCCATTCAACCGGTTTCGGGAGCAAAACACTCACCCACCCGATCGGCCAAGAATGTGCCGAACACGCCGGAGAAGAAACTGGGACAGGCGTACtgtttgcgtgcgtgcgtgcgtgcgtgtattaCCTGTTGCTGCTTCTTAAAACTGCGAGACAATCGCTTCGAACGTCGAAAGTAAGGAACGCACGGCGGCCACCCTGTTCGATCGCGCCCACCAGATGACACCGGAACGCGAACGCGCTCTACGCAACGGACGCGACCGCAGAAACGAGGTTAGCTATTCTTGGAGCAGAACACCGTACGATTTCCACCGTACTGTGTCGGTGGTACCCAGGAGGAGGAGTCGGAAAATGAGCAGAACGACCTTGCGCCATCGAATCGAATTACCAATCAGCATACTCCGCGGGTAGTGCGGGTGGTCAAGAATCGAGCGATAATATGCTCCCCCAGCAAAGGGTACAATTTGCCTCTTTTGCACCTCATCAGCGTGTCCCGGACGGGTGTGGTGTGTAATTTCAGGGCCAGCTTGTCTCGAGACGCCCGTAATTAATCGATCGGTCGGTTTTCTTTCCCACtttccgttcgttcgttccaAGCAATTTGAAGTAAAGGAAGCGAACAGCCTGGTTGGACGGTTTTCGTCCTCCGTCAAGGTGCAATCGTTGCGTGTCCTCTaaatttcttccttttctgaCACGACCTGCCCCGAATGCCCAGCGGGTAGGTCACTCTGATTGGTATGAGCATTCGCACTTCCAACTTCACTAGTGATCTGTGATCATAAGAGTGAGAGTGATCATAAACATGTCGCAAGAATTCCATCGCTTACATTCACCTGAAGTCGAAACTGTGTTTCTCACAGTGTAAAGTTCTTGCATCGATTACGATACAGAGCAACATCTGGAGCTACCAACGAATGGCTATTATCACCGAAAACCCCATTCCATAAGTCAACTCCCCCAGCTTTCCGTGCAGACATTCCAAGGACACAGACCACTTTTACCGCTTCGGTCCAACATCCCGTTTGTCCATCGCCCCGAAGAGAACACGACGACTCGCCAAGGCCAAACACTATCTCGGATCACGCGGTGTAATGTGAAAGAGACAGGTGAGtggccacaacaacaaaaaactccaaGCTTTCCGATCTTCCTGGAATCTTCGAAGCGAAAGGACCACGGACTGTTACGCAAGTGATCTGTTCTTAAGATTACCTCTTCGGGATTCGCGGGCATAAAAGGGAACGGAAATGCTTGCTGGCTCTTACGTCACCGATTGCCAAATTCATCGAAGCCGAAGAAAGTGTACTCCCTTTCGAATTTTACCTACATCGGGAGCCGCGTTACAGCGCCGTTACCACTCACCGGGCGCCGGATCCGGTGGGAAAGAGAGTGCGGGAATCGCCACCCGGGTGACAGGTGAGCGTGTGACCTCGTAAGACTTGTCCGGTTAGGCAGCACGGCCGTCCGCCTGTACGCcataaatcaaacacacaatcaaaCGTATGCACCGGGGTCCGTTCCGAGGCGCGGACTAATGCGTGTGTGACACAATTGGGCGCGTTATGCATAATCGGTAGATTGATTCGGTGCAGGGAATAGCAGCCCACCGTCAATGCCGGTCTGATAAAGTGTGACACGTTACCCGAGAGCGCTGATACGGCCCTTCAGCACCCACTGAAGAACCGTGAGCGCAAGGGTAACCCACTCTTCAGCTCCTGATGTCATCTCGCACCAGCCGACGACCCAGCGGCCGAGAGATTTCCGAGCTGACCTCGAACAGATAATCCACCCCCGGCCCCGGCAGGGGACCCCCAACCGACCATCCGACCGACTGGCTCCTTGGGCGACGGAAAACGCAGGCAAGAAGATCAAAACAAAAGGTAAATGAGTGCCAACTCGTTGCAGACTGCAATGCGCCTTGCGGCGGGACATTTGTCTTTCGTATGCAGTCACTTTCCTTCTCGCTTTCTGCTTTCGAACTTCGAACGCGAGAAACCAATCagtcctgctgctgttgtggggggggggggaccacAAACACTTCCCCCCTTAGCAGGAATGCCGTCCAGTGTCCGTGGGCGCGAAGCTGACTTCGGTTAATTTGATCTCCTTTCCTTCTCCCGTGTGCAGGGCTCGGAGCGAGAGGCGGAAGAGCAGGAAGGCCTTAACCGGCCGACCGGCAACAAACCGACCCTCTGATACCGTTTCACTTGCTCGCACATTTTTGCTTcagttttcgttttgtttgcgttttttttgggggttgTTGGCACAACCTGGTGGCCTGGGCCTGGTTATTATTATGTAATGCGCGCCCGAACCACCGATGCCGATGCTGACCATGATGTCCTTCCGAATATCGTGAACGAAACCGACGGGGGGGAAAGCGTTCGAGTACAAATCGAAAACCGGACTACCAAAGACCAAGGAGGGTGATAATCTGAGCTTCGGACAAGGGGGACCCAGAGGCGCACAGGAGAGAAGGACGTGGAGGACAAATTCGGTGCGCCATATAAAACTGGAGCagttgtgcctttttttggaCAGTACCCAGGGAGTGTCCGTTGGCGTACGTTGACGGTTGGTGAGTTTTGGAGTGTTTGAGATACTAACCTCACACAGTGACTCAGTTGAACTTTTGAGCAGAGTGCGTCTGCGGATCCCGCATCAAACAGTGCGCAATTGGTGGCAGTGAGTTGAGCTAGTTCTCGCTGGAAGTAGGTGCCATACTGAAGTTCTAAGATGAAGTGTTTTGTAGTGTTAAGTGCCTTGGCGCTGGCACTGGCTAGTGCCAGACCCGAAGGTTACAGTTACTTCACGCCCCATGGAACCAGCTCGGGCCACGGTGGTCACTCGGCCACCTCGAGTGCTAGTGTTCTGTTTACTTCCGCCGGCACGGGTGCATCCGCGGCCGCCAGTGCGGTGGACGACTGTGAAGAACCAGCGCACGAGCAGCTGTCACCGTTCCAGCACAGCCAGGTGCACTTCTACGCTCCACAAACCGCTACTCATGGCGAGTCCTCGTCGTACCTCAGTGCTTCTTCTggacatcagcagcagcagcagcagcagcagcagcagcatcatttgTCGCTGCCAGTAGCTCACGCTCAGGTGGCCGTGTCTGGTGGATCTTCCAGTGCCGGACACTACCACTACCAGCATcaggagcagcaacagcagcaccaccaacaacagcaccatCAGACCGTTGAGCATCAGGTGCATCACCACGTTGAGCCACAGGTCGAATACTTCACCAACGTGCATCAGCACCAATCGCAGCAGGCgcatcatcaccagcagcagcaccatcatcaacaCCACGAAGCATCCGTGCACTACGTGCAGCAGCCCGTCGTCAAGGAGGAGGTGCACAAGCACGTGTACGTGCATGTCGCAccggaagaaaaggaagaaatccACCAGAAAGTGATACTGCCGACCTACACCAAGCAGAAGCACTACAAGATCATCTTCATCAAGGCGCCGTCCCCGCCGACCGTGAGCAAGGTCGTGCTGCCCCAGCCGCCGGTCAACGAGGAGAAGACGCTCGTCTACGTCCTGCACAAGAAGCCCGAGCTGGAGCAGGAGATCGTTGTGCCAGCACCAGCGACCGCCAAGCCCAGCAAGCCGGAGGTGTACTTCATCAAGTACAAGACCAAGAAGCAGGAGCAACACTCCTACCACCATCACGAGGAGCAGCACTCATCTGCCGGTACGTTCggtggaagcagcagcagcagcagcagcagcctcagCAGTGGTGCTAGCGCCGGTGCCTACGAAGCGGCCGATCTGTCCGGGTACGGTGGAGTATACAGCAGCAGCTTTGCACCGATCGTCGTTACGGAGGGATCGTACTACAGCACGACGCCGACACCGGTCAAGGTGACCACCGTCCACTCCGTTGCgtcgtcttccacgttggcACCGTCCTCGTCGTACGTGAGCAGCacggccagcagcaacagtgccCACAAGGCGCAGAGCATTAAAGTGACCAACATTGGCCTGTCGGGCTATTCTTCTGGCGGAACGGGATACGGCTCAAGCACGGGCTTGAGCTCGAGCTTGAgttctagcagcagcagtggtcgTCAGCGTGGTTCGAAGAAGTCGTGCGGCAAGTGCAGCAAGACCAACAGTGCGCCACTGGCCGTCGGTGGCACACTCGACGCATTCGTGTCGAACGTGTACTAGGGATGGACAGTCCATTCTTCGTTAGCTTTAGTCAAACTCACAGATCTTCTAGCTCAGTTAGGGACGCGTCTGCACAAAAGGAAAGAGGAACTCCTGCAGTCCATCCACTCTATCTGCCAACACTTACACGAATCTTGAACATTCTTCTGGTGTTGTGtgttaataaaacaaagaaaaaaacccatagCTAATACAACAACGAACTCGTCTACCGTGTTGCCATCTCCTCGTCCCCACGGCGCCTTATGCAATCGAGATCGAGCCGGCCGAAGCACATTGTCCAGGTGGGCCGGTGCAGTGTGGTTGCGTACCTACCAAGGAACGGGACCGTTGTGAAAGGGCCCTCGACGGCGCTGATCGATAACGATGATCGGATCCGCTCGCGAAAGAGAATGTATGCGCGATGGCACTCCGGTCCCCAACAAGTCCCATTCCCGGGCCCCGTTGATAATGTTGATGTTCTGCTCGTCCttccccccacccccttcccTCTGCATGGTATGTAATTAGTGGTGCGAATTGGCCACGATTTGTCGCCTCGGGACGGCGCTGAAGCGATCAGGTGGGGTTGGCCGGACAATCACCGAGCCCGATGATTTgggtttcggttgttttctttgcaatcttttttgttgtgtttgtgtgtgttaggggggtttttttgcaatgttcATTCCCTTCACCATCCGTCCGTTGTCCCCCCACCCGGGACTCCCAGCGAGTACCGAGATGCGTGTTAATCATCCTAATGTTCACCATCAGCGGCGATGTCTGCCTGCCTAGCATAAATTGCTCGTTCAAAGTCACGTATCGCGAAGGTGCAGCTCGATGTTCCCCAACAGGTGCCCGATAATcgagtacacacacacacacatacgaccGCGATCGCGATCAGCATCTTTTGAATTtccctttcctttttgctATGTCTGTGGCCTTTCTCTTCATCTCTTTTCCTCATCCGGGGGTTGTAATCAAATGTATGTAGCCAGGCTGGCCACTCACATGATGATGAGACTGGGgatttttttccctccaaacCCGGACAAATCGCCGCTCGATTATCAATTTGCCAGCACCAAGTCAGGCTGAAGGTAAACCGGTCGAAAATTAAACCATTACTTTGCCCATTTCAtctgacccccccccccccgggaaGGCCGACGCCGGGGAGCAATTATACCCAAAACATCCTAAACGAGGTATTACTGGACTTTGCTCCAAATCGTTGCTATGTAAGAGGATCGTTTAAGCTCCTGCACATACTGCTAGGCTCGGCCCATCTTCCAACAACGATTTGTACCATTCtgaggggtttttgtttttccccaGTCCATTTCCATCCAGCCTTGAGCATCCATCAACGAAACCACGCATCggaaagtgtccgaaaagtGGTGCACCAATCCGCTGCACAGCACAGAACCATCACGATCGCTTCCTCCCAGGTCCCATTCCAACTCTCAATCTCCGCTTCTCCAGCCACGATGTTTTCGTGAGTGTGTAATAGAAATTACACTTTTCCTTGACGCGCGTATGGCGCCCCGATGTCGTCATGCCCTCCATCATCCGCTCTTCACGGCGCTCTTCCTAATGTAGAGTTAAGATTGCAGCGACCGCAAACGGATCAAAACAGAACCACAttccgcgcgcgcgcgcgcgctttaCGCGTTGTGCAAGTTTACGAAGCATCTCGAACCCACTCAATCGTACGAAGGTCTCATGCAGATTTTTCActcctccttcttctcctcTTCTTTTTCTACCGCAGCTTTGAGCTTTCAAATGGTTTGTGCCTTTTGACCTCTTTCGCTTCCGCAGTTTGGTAAAATTAGCTCAAATTAACTCCGGACCcagtgaggggggggggggttcagCGGGTCGCTGTTATACCATCTCCCATCACAGCACTATTAAACAATTCGTTCGTAAATGAATTGGAGTAGCACACCAGAGTAAATAAAGACTTTGCagcatgttttgtttaaataaaaaatttgtCACCgttactttttttattctacttGAGGGGCGCCTCGATGCCTCGCCCTGGAAGGGCCAGCACGGGCAACAGAAACGCTCGCTCAGTGTGTATGCGATATCCTTACagtaataaataacaaatggTAACGACTATggctttctctctatctctctttgcCTGGTCCTGGTTGTTTCATTCTCTCCCTCCTTCTCTCTATCTtccttttttcaacatttgccAGCTTGAAACCGTACCAACTGTTTCCTATTTTAGCTACCGTCGTTTTACTAATCCTTTCGTCGTCTATCGATGTTTtgttatctctctctctctatgtctctctctcgcttgaTATAAGATTCTCCTCTTCTCCTCGCTAAATAATAGTAGATGGAAAGAAAGGATGAATAAGGGAAAACAATACGTATCGaaataagaaaacaaagcaataCATGATCTATATACAGGCACCGGAACGCTAATCCGTCCCTGACCTGCGAAACAGCAGGAATGGTAGCGTTCGGTTCGCGATCGAGCGATCGACTCGATCCCGTCTCTAATCTCGTGAGTCCCTCTTCGGAGTGCGGCAAAAATGCATGATTTCCTGGCTGATGTGTGGTGGTCTGGTATGGATGAGCGGGCAAGGATGAGCACAGCAGTGGAGCGGATTTAGTACGGTCCCGACTGGCCGGGCGGTCCGTATTCGGGCTTGGGCTGCGACTGCTCCTTCTGCGTCTTATACTTGATGAAGTA
This is a stretch of genomic DNA from Anopheles merus strain MAF chromosome 2R, AmerM5.1, whole genome shotgun sequence. It encodes these proteins:
- the LOC121591048 gene encoding homeotic protein female sterile-like; this encodes MKCFVVLSALALALASARPEGYSYFTPHGTSSGHGGHSATSSASVLFTSAGTGASAAASAVDDCEEPAHEQLSPFQHSQVHFYAPQTATHGESSSYLSASSGHQQQQQQQQQQHHLSLPVAHAQVAVSGGSSSAGHYHYQHQEQQQQHHQQQHHQTVEHQVHHHVEPQVEYFTNVHQHQSQQAHHHQQQHHHQHHEASVHYVQQPVVKEEVHKHVYVHVAPEEKEEIHQKVILPTYTKQKHYKIIFIKAPSPPTVSKVVLPQPPVNEEKTLVYVLHKKPELEQEIVVPAPATAKPSKPEVYFIKYKTKKQEQHSYHHHEEQHSSAGTFGGSSSSSSSSLSSGASAGAYEAADLSGYGGVYSSSFAPIVVTEGSYYSTTPTPVKVTTVHSVASSSTLAPSSSYVSSTASSNSAHKAQSIKVTNIGLSGYSSGGTGYGSSTGLSSSLSSSSSSGRQRGSKKSCGKCSKTNSAPLAVGGTLDAFVSNVY